Proteins from a single region of Bacteroidetes Order II. bacterium:
- a CDS encoding helix-turn-helix transcriptional regulator, with protein MAGFQNLPLMNDAKGLSQEYMAERLGISKNAYGKIERGETKPNFHRLEQIATALELSLEQLLHGQVVIYNKNQVKEGNSNFQTFSSSSGQELALLQQENAHLKEKIAWLERENALQQQLLAQFQAQA; from the coding sequence ATGGCAGGGTTTCAGAATTTGCCCTTAATGAATGATGCGAAGGGGCTTTCACAAGAGTACATGGCAGAACGGTTGGGGATTAGCAAGAATGCGTATGGCAAGATTGAAAGAGGGGAAACGAAGCCTAACTTTCATCGTTTGGAGCAAATCGCAACTGCGTTAGAGCTATCATTAGAGCAGTTGCTACACGGGCAAGTCGTTATTTATAATAAGAACCAAGTCAAAGAAGGCAATTCAAATTTTCAGACCTTTTCATCCTCAAGCGGGCAGGAACTTGCCCTTCTACAACAAGAAAATGCCCATCTGAAAGAGAAAATTGCGTGGTTGGAGCGGGAAAATGCGTTGCAGCAGCAGTTATTGGCGCAGTTCCAAGCACAAGCCTAA